In the genome of Primulina eburnea isolate SZY01 chromosome 13, ASM2296580v1, whole genome shotgun sequence, the window GGGAACATCTTGTGGAACATCACATCGATTGTCTCCTTACATACTGTTGCATTCAATGTTTCGATGATCCACGAGAACATCTTttgaatgttaaaaaaaaaaaagtggaggGAGCAAGATGTTCATGAAAACACCATCAAAACATTTAACTCAATAGTAGATGATGAAAGAGTAACGTGACGTTCCGTATGTCTCGAGAACATCTTGCGGCGCCACCACCAAGAAGTGATCAGAAGTAAATCAAGACTATTGAAATTAACAGGAAATTAAATGTGGATAAGAAAAAAGTTTTGGActcaaaaaatcaaattttcgattttaccAGGATAGAGGAAAGATTGGCAGAATCATCAAAAAATTATGTAGGCGTGTCAAGTGACCATGACAAAATATTCTATGAAGgataaatttttcttctaaataTTAATATTGAGGTTTGAATATTATTAATGATTCCAAGTTGGCCgtatttttttaaacttttattaatattaattttatttttttctttaaccTAAGCTCGTGAGGCATGTGTTCTGAAACTTTTCTATCATTCTTAATTACTTTGTATTTTAGTATGtttttttatcaattaaataatCTTCATGACCTTTCAGAATATCGACCGTCACGCAAATACAAATATATAGTACATTGATTTCGtttctaatttattttatacTTTCATGAAAAGCATTTTATTCGTAATTAAAGATCATGTCATTTTATTTCTTCTATTTTGTATAAGTATATAATTATCGTTTTCATATTACAGCTCATCAAGATaattatatatgtgtgtgtgtctatatacatatatatataatcaattaTTATTTCACTACAAGGACAGGGTGATTCTTCCTTGATGAATTGCGTATGAGTTATACGAAAAaccataaattattttaaactgcCATGAGCATAGATATTGTTTTACTCGTGAGATGAAATAAGTAAatgatttatattaaatatataataaattgaaatatgtagttaacaaaattatttttaacttCGATTAAAttaaaactcgagtcaaacaaTTATTTTTCACTTATGTTTAGTCCtgtatattaaattttattgtaattaaTTTAGAGGAAGAGGGACTCCAATGGTACTGGCTTTCGTTTCAGATATCTCCAATATACTCGACGACGACTTTGTTTTAGTGTGATTTTTACAcgttaaatttaaaattcaactTAAATGCGTCTAGTTTTAATAaactatataataatatttactcCTCTATAAATATTGACTTTTCATTTGTTGTTTGACTAAAAGATATTCACGCTAAAATACGTTAAATACTTTATCGTGGGGTATTAAAGGGAAAAAGAGCAGCACTGATTATGAGAGAAGAAGATGATCCGACGatcataatatattatattatttctaTTATCCATTTAATcgttataaaataatataatatataagaaaaatgggattattatatatataggtaaaaacttgtgtaagacggtctcacgggtcgtattttgtgagaaagatctcttatttgggtcatccatgaaaaaatattaatttttattgtaaatattggtagggttgactcgtctcatgtgagacggtctcacatgagacccactcatatatatatatggtaaaAACTtgagtgagacggtctcacgggtcgtatttggaagacgaatattttatttgagttatcaatgaaaaatattgatttttatgctaagagtgttactttttattatgaataccgGTATGATTGACGACTGGTCTCACATTAGACTtactatatatatagttttttcAAGATGTTAATATTTCAGGAGTGATATATACGAACTCATAAGAATAGGATAAAGGGAAGTACCATTTTACTGGGGCAAAACCTTTCAGTTATTTTTCAAGATATATAtggaagaaaaaaatatttttcatcttaaaaatttATTAGCCTTTTAATTagtcaaaaatatatattaatataataacttCACTTTTAAACGTTTAATCattttttcttatattttattttttgataaaaaataatcattcacaattggtgaaaaataaatttactcTATTAGGAGAGAAAAATAGGCTTAAAAGCTGCTACAAATATAAATATAGGACAATTACAATTTATATAATGTATATTTGATCTCTGTCCTTTGTTTTACCGAATTTTAATCtgctataattttttttgggaaaCTTTGGTCGTTTTTATGACGAGACACTGACTTGATAGTTTAAAAGACCAAAATTTAAAAAGACAAACTAACCATTCAGaacaaaaatttcaattttcttaaatattattactaaaaattattcttcctTCAATGATTTGCTAGCATGCATGTTTTTTCCTAAAAATCAACCAATATTTCTAATATATTTCTTGTAAATAATGATCGTTTTCATTTTTACAGGTCGGCAACtccatttttttatattatcaaattgTATTTTCTGaagataatatattaaatagagCGATTCTTccatgtttgtatgtgtatATCGTAGGACAAACTACGAATTATTAATTTGACACCAAAAGAAACGTGCAAAACACagctaaattttttaattaaattaaaattaaagttCTGAATTAAAACCTCCGTCTACCTATTATAAATACTGGAATGTTTACTCTGAGCTGAACATCAAAATACTGAGCTAAAAAAAAAGTTTAGCCAAGTATTcgattattaaaaattaataaatatgaaattttttttttggcctCTCGTAAGTGTTGTTCTTCTTTGTAGTGTACTTGGGAGCGACGCTGCAATTCGAAACTACACTTTTGTGGTATGTTCTAATTTTGTTagaatataaaattattattaaattatttttcatttgatgaATATCAATTTAAACAAGTATATGTGAAATTTGTTATATGTTCATGCATGCTATTTGATTTGCAGCTTCAAGATACGGAGTACACCAAGCTTTGCGAGAGCATAACAATTTTGACCATAAATGGACAATCTCCAGGACCAACCATTTATGCAAGAAAAGGAGATTTAGTCATTGTTGATCTTATAAATCGTGCTAAACATAATATAACCATCCACTGGTATTAACTTTTTTCACTTATTATATTAAGATGGATCTTTGTTAACTATAAAATAGTGAAAAACCCTAACTCGTCCGGTTGATCCGTTCGACGATCGATACATGATGTAGACGAAGGTTTATTAGTACTTactaaaacatttaaaaacttAGGAGATTCAAACAAAAtcaaatgatatttttttcaaTGTTAATTATCCTAAGAAAGCTCATTTTTTCAAAATATGGTGCTCTTTTTAGCATAAATTCTAGCAGTTCGTTCATTCAATCTGTGAAGATCATGCGTCCTCACTTCGAGTGGGAAATTTGACCCATCTCTCTACTTGTTTTGATttgtacaaaaaaaattaaacctgTCCACCATTCAAACCAATTCTTTTTCATATATCCTATCCAATATGAAAAATAATGTGTTGATTTTTTTGAAGGCATGGAGTGAAAATGCCGAGATATCCTTGGTGGGATGGCCCCGAATACGTTGCCCAATGCCCCATTAAACCCGGCAAAAGATTTAAGTATAAAATTGTGCTCTCAGACGAGGAAGGAACCTTGTGGTGGCACGCACACAACGACTGGTCGCGCGCAACCGTCTACGGCGCACTCATAATCTTACCGGAGGAGGGAGACAGATATCCCTTCCCTAAACCTGCTGCGGAATTCCCCGTTATAATCGGTACATACTAATTTTTGGAAACAACTTCGAAATCAAGCCTATAAGTCCCTGTGATCACTAAAAGCTGTAAGTTAAAAGTTTTTACGTTCGCAGGAGAGTGGTGGAAAGCTGATGTGCAGAAAGTTATGGAGGAATTTCTAGCAAATGGAGGTGACCCAAATAATTCTGATGCGTTCCTTCTAAATGGTCAACCCGGCGATAAATACCCGTGCTCAAAACAAGGTTTGTGAGTCGCCCAAAAATAACTTACGAACATGATGGATCCATGAAAGCAAATCTACTGTAGAAATGATTGACTCCATCATTGTGATAGTGATCTTAAAATTAGACAAATAAGTGGATTTGTAAACATTATCGTACATACACAGAATTACTCGATCACTTATAATGTTCCACGTAAATATATGCAGATACATTCAGGGTGACGGTGGAATTCGGCAAAACTTACTTGTTCCGTCTGGTGAATTCAATAATGAACAACATCATGTTCTTCAAAATTGCAAACCATAATATCACAGTCGTCGGATCGGACGCAAGCTACACAAAGCCCATAAACAGTGATTACATCGCCATCTCTCCTGGCCAAACCATAGATTTCTTGCTACATGCCAATCAAAAACCTAGTCACTATTACATGGCTGCCCGAGTGTACGCCAGCTCTGGAATATATGACAATAGCACCACCACAGGAATCATAGAGTATGCCGGAAACTACCCCCCGCCGACTAATATGGTTGTTCCAAAGTTTTTCGACTTCAACGACACTGGTGCATCGGTGAGATTCACAAAACAGCTCAAAAGCTTGGCCGATAAGAAACACCCCGTTGATGTTCCTTTAAAGGTCGATAAAACTTTATTCTTTACCCTTTCGGTGAACAAACGTAATTGCAGCAACTGCGTCGGGCCGGATGGAGACAGACTTTTGGCGAGTGTGAATAATATAACGTTGTTGCTGCCGAGAATATCGATTCTTGACGCTTATTACTACAATATACCAAGAGTTTACACACCAGACTTCCCTGAATCCCCGTTGTATAAGTTCAATTATACCGGACCTATTACACCTAATCTGGAGGATCCTCAAAATGGAACTCGTGTGCTTGTTCTTGAATATAATACTGATGTGGAACTTGTGTTCCAGGGGACTAATATTGTCGGTGGGGTTGATCATCCGATGCACTTACATGGGCATAGTTTCTATGTTGTCGGGTCCGATCTAGGAAACTTTAAGCCAACCGAAGATCCTCAGAATTACAACCTCAAAGACCCTCCTTTAATGGAGACAATTGCGGTTCCAAGGAACGGTTGGACCGCCATACGATTCAAGGCAAATAATCCAGGTACTATTGAGAGTGTATTTAATTTACATGAAAAATACTTTTTTGCTCGATTAACTTATCCAATTTTTGGCCATGATTCattaaattttcaaagtttaGTTTTGGTATACTAAATTTTAGCAATTGGACCAAATAGCCTGAAATTAAAAGTTATTGTACTAAAAATTGAGAACTTAATGGACCAAAATCCAAAATTGGACAATTAAATTGGCTAAAAAAAATCGTTTTCCCTCATAATTTATATTACAACAttagattgtttatttcatttttgaggtgtgtgcgtgtgtgtatatatataattgcaGGAGTTTGGTTCATGCACTGCCATTTTGAGAGGCATGTAAGCTGGGGAATGGGAATGACATTCATAACTAAAAACGGGAAAGGCAGAAATGCTCGGTTGGCTCCACCACCTGATGATATGCCTAAGTGCACATAAGGGAAACTTTTGAAATCATTCAAACTCGGATGTTTCTGGTTTATTTTCATTTCATTTATGTTTTGTCTGAAAATCAATTGTAATATAAAATGTTGTGATGAATAAAAGATTATCGTTTCgtgca includes:
- the LOC140809083 gene encoding laccase-14-like; protein product: MKFFFWPLVSVVLLCSVLGSDAAIRNYTFVLQDTEYTKLCESITILTINGQSPGPTIYARKGDLVIVDLINRAKHNITIHWHGVKMPRYPWWDGPEYVAQCPIKPGKRFKYKIVLSDEEGTLWWHAHNDWSRATVYGALIILPEEGDRYPFPKPAAEFPVIIGEWWKADVQKVMEEFLANGGDPNNSDAFLLNGQPGDKYPCSKQDTFRVTVEFGKTYLFRLVNSIMNNIMFFKIANHNITVVGSDASYTKPINSDYIAISPGQTIDFLLHANQKPSHYYMAARVYASSGIYDNSTTTGIIEYAGNYPPPTNMVVPKFFDFNDTGASVRFTKQLKSLADKKHPVDVPLKVDKTLFFTLSVNKRNCSNCVGPDGDRLLASVNNITLLLPRISILDAYYYNIPRVYTPDFPESPLYKFNYTGPITPNLEDPQNGTRVLVLEYNTDVELVFQGTNIVGGVDHPMHLHGHSFYVVGSDLGNFKPTEDPQNYNLKDPPLMETIAVPRNGWTAIRFKANNPGVWFMHCHFERHVSWGMGMTFITKNGKGRNARLAPPPDDMPKCT